In Chlorogloeopsis sp. ULAP01, the genomic window GGTTAAAAATAGTCACTCCTGAAGGTGAAATTCTAGATTTGGGCGGAGAGATACCCGAAATGCCTGGTTATGATTTAACGGGTATATTTGTTGGTTCGGAAGGAACTTTAGGAATTGCTACAGAAATTACGCTGCGAATTCTCAAAAGTGCAGAATCAATCTGTGTTTTACTGGCAGATTTTACAAATATTGAAGCAGCTGGGCTTAGTGTTTCTGACATCATCAGTGCAGGAATTATTCCTGGCGGGATGGAAATCATGGATAATCTCAGCATCAACGCCGTAGAAGATGTCACAGCGTTAAATTGTTATCCTCGCGATGCGGCTGCAATCCTGTTAGTAGAAATTGATGGTTTGGAAGTGGAGGTTGCAGCAAATAAACAAAGAGTAGCAGAAATTTGTCAACAGAATGGAGCACGTAATATTACATCTGCAAGCGATCCAGAACAACGACTGAAATTATGGAAAGGACGCAAAGCAGCTTTTGCCGCCGCCGGGCATTTAAGTCCAGATTATTATGTACAAGATGGAGTAATTCCTCGTACTCAATTGCCCTATGTACTGCAAGAAATTGAAGCATTAAGTCAAAAATATGGTTATCGTATCGCTAATGTGTTTCACGCCGGCGATGGCAATCTTCATCCGTTGGTTCTTTATGATAATTCTGTTCCAGGTGCATTGGAAATAGTGGAAGAATTAGGTGGAGAAATTCTCAAATTGTGTGTGAAAGTTGGTGGGAGTATTTCTGGTGAGCATGGCATCGGTGCAGATAAAAAATGCTATATGCCAGAGATGTTCACAGCAGCAGATTTAGAAACAATGCAATGGGTGCGGCAAGTTTTTAATCCTCAGGGTTTGGCTAATCCTGAAAAGATTTTCCCGACTCCGCGCACGTGTGGAGAAGCTGCAAGAGCGATTAGTGAGAGTGGCAAGAAGTTTGAAGCCATCGAAGGGGTGGAGCGGTTTTAACTTCAATCGGGAGAAGTACCTCGCTATACGAAGTTAGCGTAGGGATGAATCCCGAACAGGGTCTATAACTAGGAGGGAGAATCTTGAGATTCTACATATTGTTTTAGTTGTTCAACTGTTACGCCGCCACAACTAGCAATGAAGTAGGATTTAGTCCATAGTACTGAGTCTTTCCAGTCAAAACTTTTTAGGTATTGTTGGTGATTTTTATTTATCATCCTACTAAGTATTACAAAATTGTGTCAACAGAGTTGAATTAGCTTTTGATAGATTTGTAAACCCAGATCACACAGGTAAAAGATTTGGTAAACCAAGATTCAAAGGTAAAGGTAGATCTAGGTCATTTACTTTTACACAGATGAATCAATGCTGTATCAAAGGCAACAAGATAAAGTTGCCAAAGATTGGCGAGGTCAAGTTCATTTACCACCGACCTATACCCGATGGCTTTACTATCAAAACAGCAACAGTTAGTGTCAAAGCTGATGGTTGGTATGTTGCTTTGAGTTTAGAGGATAAGTCAATTCCAGTACTAATTCCTCAAGAAAAACCAAATCAAGAAAATACAATAGGTATCGACCTTGGTTTGATTGATTTTTTAGTAGATGATTCCGGAAATGCTGAACCGATTCCACAATATTATCGAAAATCGCAAGATAGGTTAGCTAAGTTACAACGGAGAGTCTCTACAAAGAACAAAGGTAGCAAACGTAGAGCTAAAGCTGTTTCTAAAGTTGGGAAGCAACATCAGAAAGTAGTAGATAAGCGTAAGTTTTTTCATCATCAAGTGGCTAATAAACTAGTCGCTAAAGCTAAGTTTATCGCTTGTGAAGATTTGAATCTAAAAAATTTAGCTAAATCACGATTGGCTAAATCAGTCAATGATGCTGGTTGGGCTAGCTTCTTGTCAATACTAAAACTCAAAGCTGCAAATGCTGGTGGATTAGTAATAGAAGTGAATCCAAACGGAACTAGTCAACAGTGTTCTAGTTGTGGTACTAAAGTATCAAAATCTTTAGCACATAGGTGGCATTGTTGTCCTAAATGCGGATTAGAAATAAGCCGTGATCACAACTCAGCCATTGTAATCAAAAATCGTGCAATCGCGGTAGGGCATTCCGTGATAGGCGTAAAGCCTGAAGCTCGAACTAAAAAACCGATAAGCCCTCGCTGTACCTCAAAGAGGTCAGCGTAGGGAGTATGTCACCTGCTTGATAGTACTTATGTGAAAATAGGGCAGACACAGGAGCCACTGCGCCCCTGCGGCTACAGACTTCTCTGTTTTCATTGCCTTGTTTCTGAAAAGAATTGCTTTAGTTCACTTAGTTCTGTACTCTAAGGAATGTAGCCTACTTTTCCTTGAAGCTGCACTCTGGACATCTACGCATCTACACAATCAGTGTGACGATATTCTACGTTTAGTTCCCTGATGGGGGAATTTTACGTAGGGCAACTGTCTCACTTGAACAATTCTGTGTCCTTAAATTGTATTGTTATGAATATTTGTAAAATTTGTCTACGTCATCAAATTTTGATAATTTTTTGTGCAAAGATTTTAAGACAATATTGAAAATCACTGATGTCGCGTTTTGACTGACCTGCAAATGTAGC contains:
- the glcD gene encoding glycolate oxidase subunit GlcD, whose translation is MLIQDTQKRNWQPIIKEFEAVLGKNGVVQRREELITYECDGLTSYRQRPAVAVLPRTTEQVAAVVKICNKYSVPFIARGSGTGLSGGALPIANSVLIVTSLMRQILNIDLENQRVIVQPGVINSWVTQTVSGAGFYYAPDPSSQIICSVGGNVAENSGGVHCLKYGVTTNHVLGLKIVTPEGEILDLGGEIPEMPGYDLTGIFVGSEGTLGIATEITLRILKSAESICVLLADFTNIEAAGLSVSDIISAGIIPGGMEIMDNLSINAVEDVTALNCYPRDAAAILLVEIDGLEVEVAANKQRVAEICQQNGARNITSASDPEQRLKLWKGRKAAFAAAGHLSPDYYVQDGVIPRTQLPYVLQEIEALSQKYGYRIANVFHAGDGNLHPLVLYDNSVPGALEIVEELGGEILKLCVKVGGSISGEHGIGADKKCYMPEMFTAADLETMQWVRQVFNPQGLANPEKIFPTPRTCGEAARAISESGKKFEAIEGVERF
- a CDS encoding transposase — protein: MINKNHQQYLKSFDWKDSVLWTKSYFIASCGGVTVEQLKQYVESQDSPS